The following proteins come from a genomic window of Lolium rigidum isolate FL_2022 chromosome 5, APGP_CSIRO_Lrig_0.1, whole genome shotgun sequence:
- the LOC124652056 gene encoding ABC transporter G family member 16-like: protein MLLDGVSGSAREGEIMAVLGASGAGKSTLIDALAGRIQRGSLQGAVTLNGDALDSSLLRVISSYVMQDDLLYPMLTVAETLMYSAEFRLPRALSASKKRSRVEALVDQLGLRAAANTIIGDEGHRGVSGGERRRVSIGIDIIHDPIILFLDEPTSGLDSTSAFMVVKVLQRIARSGSVVIMSIHQPSYRILGLLDRLLFLSSGRTVYYGPPAALPRFFSELGQPIPDGENPAEFALDHIRELDGTEAGIEEVVKLNKLWQEKAASSREPSMSLKETIILSIARGKLVSGSGNSATKVASYANPWWVELSVLTRRGFTNSRRTPELFLMRFGAVVVTAFILATIFWQLDSTPKGVKERLSFFAIAMATMFFTSADALPVFLVERYIFFRETAHNAYRRSSYVLSNAIVTLPPLIFLSLAFAAISFFAVGLAGGAEGFVFFVLIVLASFWAGSGFVTFLSGVVPNAIIGYTVVVAVLSYFLLLSGFFVIRDRIPDYWIWLHYISLIKYPYEAVMLNEFGADQGKCFMIGVQMFDGTTMAKQSMSTQVAVLDAISLNMQVPLNSTSCIATGADILAELAVDQLGKWACLWATLAWGFLFRVLFYLTLLLRSTNKRR from the coding sequence ATGCTGCTCGACGGCGTCTCTGGCTCCGCAAGGGAGGGGGAGATCATGGCTGTGCTCGGCGCGAGCGGCGCCGGCAAGAGCACGCTAATCGACGCCCTCGCCGGCCGCATCCAGCGTGGGAGCCTGCAGGGTGCGGTCACCCTCAACGGGGACGCCCTCGACAGCAGCCTGCTGAGGGTCATCTCGTCGTACGTGATGCAGGACGATCTGCTCTACCCGATGCTCACCGTCGCCGAGACGCTCATGTACTCGGCCGAGTTCCGGCTGCCGCGGGCGCTGTCGGCGTCCAAGAAGAGGAGCCGCGTGGAGGCGCTCGTCGACCAGCTCGGCCTGCGCGCGGCGGCCAACACCATCATCGGCGACGAGGGCCACCGCGGCGTGTCCGGCGGCGAGCGCCGGCGCGTGTCCATCGgcatcgacatcatccacgaCCCCATCATCCTGTTCCTGGACGAGCCAACGTCAGGGCTCGATTCCACCAGCGCGTTCATGGTGGTGAAGGTGCTGCAGCGCATAGCGCGGAGTGGAAGCGTGGTGATCATGTCCATTCACCAACCAAGCTACCGCATCCTGGGGCTCCTGGATCGTCTCCTCTTCCTCTCCAGCGGTAGGACGGTGTACTACGGCCCACCGGCCGCCTTGCCTCGCTTCTTCTCGGAGCTCGGCCAACCGATCCCCGACGGTGAGAACCCGGCCGAGTTCGCGCTGGATCACATACGCGAGCTGGACGGAACCGAGGCCGGGATCGAGGAGGTCGTCAAGTTAAACAAGTTGTGGCAAGAGAAGGCGGCAAGCAGCAGGGAGCCGTCTATGTCGCTTAAGGAGACCATCATCTTGAGCATCGCCCGCGGGAAGCTGGTGTCCGGCTCCGGCAACAGCGCCACCAAAGTTGCCTCTTACGCGAACCCGTGGTGGGTGGAGCTGTCCGTGCTGACGCGGCGAGGATTCACCAACTCGCGGCGCACGCCGGAGCTATTCCTGATGCGGTTCGGCGCGGTGGTGGTAACTGCTTTCATCCTCGCCACCATTTTCTGGCAGCTGGACAGCACACCCAAGGGCGTGAAAGAGCGGCTCAGCTTCTTTGCGATCGCCATGGCCACCATGTTCTTCACCAGCGCCGACGCGCTCCCGGTGTTCCTCGTCGAGCGCTACATCTTCTTCCGGGAGACAGCGCACAACGCGTACCGCCGCTCCTCCTACGTCCTGTCCAACGCCATCGTCACCTTGCCGCCCctcatcttcctctccctcgcgttcGCGGCCATCTCCTTCTTCGCCGTAGGGCTGGCCGGCGGCGCCGagggcttcgtcttcttcgtcctcatcgtGCTTGCTTCCTTCTGGGCGGGAAGCGGTTTCGTCACCTTCCTCTCCGGCGTGGTACCCAACGCCATCATCGGGTACACCGTGGTGGTGGCTGTGCTGTCCTACTTCCTCCTCTTGAGCGGCTTCTTCGTCATCCGTGACCGCATACCGGACTACTGGATATGGCTGCACTACATCTCCCTCATCAAATACCCGTACGAGGCGGTGATGCTCAACGAGTTCGGCGCCGACCAAGGAAAGTGCTTCATGATAGGGGTGCAGATGTTCGACGGGACCACCATGGCAAAGCAGTCCATGTCCACCCAGGTTGCGGTGCTCGACGCCATCAGCCTCAACATGCAGGTCCCCCTCAACAGCACATCATGCATTGCCACGGGGGCCGACATACTGGCAGAGCTGGCCGTGGACCAACTCGGCAAATGGGCCTGCTTATGGGCCACTCTCGCGTGGGGATTCCTCTTTCGGGTGCTCTTCTACCTCACGCTCCTCCTGCGCAGCACTAACAAAAGGAGGTGA